A genomic window from Solanum dulcamara chromosome 11, daSolDulc1.2, whole genome shotgun sequence includes:
- the LOC129874909 gene encoding purine permease 21-like isoform X2 — MGDYPAVVQSQIQGDHEEAKREEITSENGNELKAPTLVHYKWWIQMVIYSILVLSTQAIGTLLGRIYFEKGGNSKWLATLVQTIAFPILIPFLFIKSTKTNKNIEIKKPSFIIVSSLYALLGLFVAGNCMLYTIGLQYLPVTTYTLICASQLGFNALFSYFLNNQKFTPYIVNSLVILTVSSSLLVLHNDDSGELTNNKTSRQKYIFGFLSTVAASAGYALMLSITQLALQKIFKRESFRLIIEMSVYQSITATMAILIGLIASGEWKKLEKEMEEYEVGKISYVLNLIGTSISWQFYTVGSIGLIFKVSSLFSNVISILGLPVAPVLAVMFLHEKLTGIKVMSMLLAIWGFVSYLYQHYLDDLKDKAAKGVN, encoded by the exons ATGGGGGATTATCCAGCAGTtgtacaatcacaaatacaag GTGATCATGAAGAAGCTAAAAGGGAAGAAATCACCTCTGAGAATGGAAATGAATTAAAAGCTCCTACTTTGGTACATTACAAATGGTGGATCCAAATGGTCATTTATTCAATATTAGTTCTATCTACCCAAGCTATAGGTACACTCTTAGGtagaatatattttgaaaaaggaGGAAATAGCAAATGGTTAGCCACATTAGTACAAACTATAGCCTTCCCAATTCTCATCCCTTTCCTCtttatcaaatcaacaaaaactaataaaaatattgaaattaaaaaaccaTCTTTTATAATTGTTTCTTCACTTTATGCTTTGCTAGGTTTATTTGTAGCTGGAAATTGTATGTTGTACACAATAGGTCTGCAATATCTCCCTGTCACAACTTATACACTTATTTGTGCTAGTCAATTAGGATTCAATGCCCTTTTTTCCTACTTCCTAAACAATCAAAAATTCACCCCTTACATAGTCAACTCATTAGTAATTCTCACTGTCTCCTCTTCCCTCCTCGTTCTCCACAACGACGATTCTGGAGAACTTACCAATAATAAAACGTCtagacaaaaatatatattcggATTTTTGTCCACCGTAGCTGCCTCTGCTGGCTACGCGTTGATGCTCTCTATAACACAACTCGctcttcaaaaaatatttaagaggGAGAGTTTTCGTTTAATCATAGAAATGTCAGTTTATCAGTCGATAACTGCGACTATGGCAATATTAATAGGGCTTATCGCTAGCGGAGAGTGGaaaaaattggagaaagaaATGGAGGAATATGAAGTAGGGAAAATTagttatgttttaaatttaattGGGACATCTATTTCTTGGCAATTTTATACAGTTGGTTCAATAGGGTTGATTTTCAAAGTAtcttcattattttcaaatgtGATAAGTATATTAGGTTTGCCTGTGGCTCCTGTTTTGGCTGTGATGTTTCTTCATGAAAAGTTGACTGGTATCAAAGTGATGTCAAtgttgttggcaatttggggtTTTGTGTCATATTTGTATCAACATTATCTTGATGATTTAAAGGACAAGGCTGCTAAAGGGGTCAATTAG
- the LOC129874408 gene encoding probable purine permease 10, with translation MEEGAHEKLLHLTFEETEGTESSENAKTSFLQSSKFMLWLQIFIFTFFTLGGQTVGTLLGRVYYEQGGQTRWIATLAQTAGFSILLPIICYPSPKNPNEQELSTDQPSIFVRASVYIFLGLFQVANSLSYTVGVQYLPASTYSLISGSQLAFNALTSLFLNGQKITPIILNSIVLLSFSSSAVMFQNETGDSGEISQKSLLLGFAATTFGSLGYALQFSFTELAFQKVFKSGTLKEVMKMSFFVGFFVTIASLTGLFASGNWRDLEKEMGAYRTGKLSYVINLVCTAIAWQLYAVGSFGLVFKASSLFSNVIINLGTSIVPIFAMVFLKDRMTGLKVLSLLLGLWGYTSYIYQHYLLDLEAKASEIKTSDDQDDDF, from the exons ATGGAGGAAGGAGCGCATGAAAAGCTGCTGCATCTCACTT TTGAAGAAACAGAGGGAACAGAGTCATCTGAAAATGCAAAAACCAGCTTCCTTCAATCAAGTAAATTCATGCTATGGCTTCAAATATTTATCTTCACATTCTTTACTCTTGGTGGCCAAACAGTTGGCACTCTGTTGGGTAGAGTATACTATGAGCAAGGTGGCCAAACCAGGTGGATTGCTACATTGGCACAAACTGCTGGATTCTCAATTCTCCTGCCTATCATTTGCTATCCTTCACCCAAAAATCCCAACGAACAAGAACTTAGCACTGACCAGCCTTCTATATTTGTTCGCGCTTCGGTTTACATCTTCCTTGGTTTATTTCAAGTAGCAAACTCTCTGTCCTATACAGTTGGAGTACAGTACCTTCCGGCCTCTACTTATTCCCTAATTTCCGGTTCACAATTGGCATTCAATGCGCTGACATCGCTCTTCCTCAATGGACAAAAAATCACTCCAATTATACTAAACTCCATCGTGCTTCTCTCGTTTTCATCCTCTGCTGTTATGTTCCAGAACGAAACGGGTGATAGCGGAGAAATATCTCAGAAATCTCTATTACTCGGATTTGCAGCTACTACTTTCGGGTCTTTAGGTTATGCCTTGCAGTTCTCGTTTACAGAACTAGCGTTCCAAAAAGTATTCAAAAGCGGCACGTTAAAAGAAGTCATGAAAATGTCGTTTTTCGTCGGTTTTTTCGTGACGATTGCTTCGTTAACGGGGCTTTTTGCAAGCGGTAATTGGAGGGACTTGGAGAAGGAAATGGGAGCTTACAGAACAGGGAAATTATCATATGTTATAAACTTGGTTTGTACTGCTATTGCTTGGCAGTTATACGCTGTTGGATCATTTGGATTGGTTTTCAAGGCATCTTCATTGTTCTCTAATGTGATCATCAATTTGGGAACTTCAATTGTGCCAATTTTTGCAATGGTGTTCTTGAAAGATAGAATGACTGGATTGAAGGTGTTGTCattgttattgggattatggGGATACACATCATATATCTATCAACACTATCTTCTTGATTTAGAGGCAAAAGCAAGTGAAATTAAAACCTCAGATGATCAGGATGACGATTTTTAG
- the LOC129874909 gene encoding probable purine permease 10 isoform X1: MGDYPAVVQSQIQGGDHEEAKREEITSENGNELKAPTLVHYKWWIQMVIYSILVLSTQAIGTLLGRIYFEKGGNSKWLATLVQTIAFPILIPFLFIKSTKTNKNIEIKKPSFIIVSSLYALLGLFVAGNCMLYTIGLQYLPVTTYTLICASQLGFNALFSYFLNNQKFTPYIVNSLVILTVSSSLLVLHNDDSGELTNNKTSRQKYIFGFLSTVAASAGYALMLSITQLALQKIFKRESFRLIIEMSVYQSITATMAILIGLIASGEWKKLEKEMEEYEVGKISYVLNLIGTSISWQFYTVGSIGLIFKVSSLFSNVISILGLPVAPVLAVMFLHEKLTGIKVMSMLLAIWGFVSYLYQHYLDDLKDKAAKGVN, translated from the exons ATGGGGGATTATCCAGCAGTtgtacaatcacaaatacaag GAGGTGATCATGAAGAAGCTAAAAGGGAAGAAATCACCTCTGAGAATGGAAATGAATTAAAAGCTCCTACTTTGGTACATTACAAATGGTGGATCCAAATGGTCATTTATTCAATATTAGTTCTATCTACCCAAGCTATAGGTACACTCTTAGGtagaatatattttgaaaaaggaGGAAATAGCAAATGGTTAGCCACATTAGTACAAACTATAGCCTTCCCAATTCTCATCCCTTTCCTCtttatcaaatcaacaaaaactaataaaaatattgaaattaaaaaaccaTCTTTTATAATTGTTTCTTCACTTTATGCTTTGCTAGGTTTATTTGTAGCTGGAAATTGTATGTTGTACACAATAGGTCTGCAATATCTCCCTGTCACAACTTATACACTTATTTGTGCTAGTCAATTAGGATTCAATGCCCTTTTTTCCTACTTCCTAAACAATCAAAAATTCACCCCTTACATAGTCAACTCATTAGTAATTCTCACTGTCTCCTCTTCCCTCCTCGTTCTCCACAACGACGATTCTGGAGAACTTACCAATAATAAAACGTCtagacaaaaatatatattcggATTTTTGTCCACCGTAGCTGCCTCTGCTGGCTACGCGTTGATGCTCTCTATAACACAACTCGctcttcaaaaaatatttaagaggGAGAGTTTTCGTTTAATCATAGAAATGTCAGTTTATCAGTCGATAACTGCGACTATGGCAATATTAATAGGGCTTATCGCTAGCGGAGAGTGGaaaaaattggagaaagaaATGGAGGAATATGAAGTAGGGAAAATTagttatgttttaaatttaattGGGACATCTATTTCTTGGCAATTTTATACAGTTGGTTCAATAGGGTTGATTTTCAAAGTAtcttcattattttcaaatgtGATAAGTATATTAGGTTTGCCTGTGGCTCCTGTTTTGGCTGTGATGTTTCTTCATGAAAAGTTGACTGGTATCAAAGTGATGTCAAtgttgttggcaatttggggtTTTGTGTCATATTTGTATCAACATTATCTTGATGATTTAAAGGACAAGGCTGCTAAAGGGGTCAATTAG